Proteins encoded in a region of the Vibrio ponticus genome:
- a CDS encoding chromosome partitioning protein ParA — protein MNKLPIALSAKASLALLGLTLDLPAQAEVKTGYFIDAPVTGLFYSTSSNLSGTTEKGAFQFRNGDIVNFYLGSSEQSYLLSKLSAQMIVTPTAVTTKPSRSINITRLLLALDSTPENREEIILLSDLISQPEFQRQLQKLDLNSLDEAAIRELDLDLPSIQEAAEHLNQSQQYISQKFNSDEIVFSPLNKTFRYIVVKKRDYSGRICALDLKLRKHPDYQPPIGTQSYKILQDSLIEYPETGDYFDGCYLEPSTATQPIVTPKSEIDLTYGLYNCAVSGCTRQQLNGFAIDDYNDDGDQKYRSIAINFDPSTELVMEKLQGLGPKGNIRHANRSEDLWFTFPVEKSSSFNYEGVWQQTSYLTDKIEKSCLLIKQGTIHSASLNNEQCPLEIDNYDTDVTHLYPDMWWVDSDSNNASLEQFNITVTWRQPQTHTPNYTTWEYLPVGKHWDKGILYRYQQTLSKSARGMEQLDTYAISEYQKITGVN, from the coding sequence ATGAACAAGCTACCCATTGCCCTAAGCGCTAAAGCTTCACTCGCATTGTTGGGGCTTACGCTCGATCTCCCAGCCCAAGCAGAGGTGAAAACAGGCTACTTTATTGATGCTCCGGTGACAGGATTATTTTATAGCACCAGCTCTAATTTAAGCGGCACCACCGAAAAAGGTGCATTCCAATTTAGAAATGGGGATATCGTTAATTTTTATCTCGGTAGCAGCGAGCAAAGCTATTTGCTCAGTAAACTCTCTGCGCAGATGATTGTTACGCCCACCGCAGTGACAACCAAACCAAGTCGCAGCATTAATATCACGCGGTTATTGCTCGCACTGGATAGTACTCCTGAGAATCGAGAGGAAATCATCTTACTCAGTGACTTAATCTCTCAACCAGAGTTTCAACGTCAACTGCAAAAACTCGACTTGAACAGTCTTGATGAAGCGGCGATCAGGGAATTGGATTTGGATCTGCCCTCAATACAAGAAGCCGCAGAACATCTCAATCAAAGCCAGCAATACATCAGCCAGAAATTCAACTCTGATGAAATTGTTTTCTCGCCACTTAATAAAACCTTTCGTTACATCGTAGTCAAAAAACGTGATTACAGCGGTCGTATTTGCGCGCTCGATTTAAAGCTGCGTAAGCACCCTGACTACCAGCCTCCAATTGGCACGCAAAGCTATAAAATACTGCAAGACTCACTTATCGAATACCCAGAGACTGGGGACTATTTCGATGGCTGCTATCTCGAACCAAGCACCGCAACGCAACCCATAGTGACCCCAAAATCTGAAATCGATCTGACCTATGGGCTATATAATTGCGCAGTAAGTGGCTGCACCCGACAGCAGCTCAACGGTTTTGCCATTGACGACTATAACGATGATGGTGACCAAAAATATCGTTCTATTGCGATTAATTTTGACCCAAGCACCGAATTGGTCATGGAGAAACTGCAAGGGCTAGGTCCAAAAGGAAATATCCGCCATGCTAATCGCAGTGAAGATCTGTGGTTCACCTTTCCAGTAGAAAAGAGCAGCTCTTTTAACTATGAAGGGGTTTGGCAGCAAACCTCGTACTTGACTGATAAAATTGAAAAAAGCTGCTTACTGATCAAGCAAGGGACGATTCATTCCGCGTCATTGAACAATGAACAATGCCCACTTGAGATCGATAATTATGATACCGATGTCACCCATCTCTACCCTGATATGTGGTGGGTCGACAGCGATTCAAATAACGCATCTTTAGAACAGTTTAATATCACCGTCACTTGGCGACAGCCGCAGACTCACACCCCAAATTACACCACTTGGGAATACCTACCCGTTGGTAAACATTGGGACAAAGGCATTTTATATCGCTATCAACAAACCCTTTCCAAATCAGCGCGAGGCATGGAGCAACTCGATACTTACGCGATCTCTGAATACCAAAAAATCACCGGAGTAAATTAA
- a CDS encoding ECF-type sigma factor, producing the protein MESTITHIIQQWQAGDKHAENQLYQFAYLKLRKVAQKERERNARKYGEDNKVLLDSVSSTTALIHDAYLKMSSCDLSDIQNQRDFYLMAATVMRQILIDNARSQLAKKRQTATIVQDEQQAFEELIVVDQALDHFSLKYPRQSKAIKLKYLMGLKNGEIGQLLECSPSLVEKDLKFSRSWLQAQMA; encoded by the coding sequence ATGGAATCCACAATTACTCACATCATCCAGCAGTGGCAAGCTGGCGACAAACACGCCGAGAATCAACTCTACCAATTTGCCTACTTAAAACTGCGTAAAGTGGCACAAAAAGAGCGGGAAAGAAACGCGCGCAAGTATGGTGAGGACAATAAGGTATTACTGGATAGCGTGAGTAGCACGACCGCATTAATCCATGATGCCTACCTAAAAATGTCGAGCTGTGATTTAAGTGACATCCAAAATCAGCGTGATTTTTACTTAATGGCGGCGACTGTCATGCGCCAAATTTTGATCGATAACGCTCGCTCACAACTGGCGAAAAAGCGCCAAACAGCCACCATTGTTCAAGATGAGCAGCAAGCGTTTGAAGAGTTAATTGTCGTAGACCAAGCATTAGATCACTTTAGCCTAAAATACCCCCGTCAATCCAAAGCGATTAAACTCAAGTACTTGATGGGGCTAAAAAATGGCGAAATCGGTCAACTGCTCGAATGCAGCCCAAGCTTAGTAGAGAAAGACCTCAAGTTTTCCCGCAGCTGGCTTCAAGCGCAAATGGCATGA